The Pseudomonas sp. G2-4 genome window below encodes:
- a CDS encoding LacI family DNA-binding transcriptional regulator, translating into MTSVKDVAQLAGVSLMTVSRALNNPEKLSPETLQRVRRAIDELQFVPSLSARKMRGDNLQSRTIGVFALDTATTPFAVELLLSIEQTAQQAGWNVFILNLLSNPPTDQNIDLMLSHRPDGLIFSAMGLRQVSIPERLKSKPLVLANCLADDSRLVSYVPDDEAGQHRAVHHALGQGYRRPLCINLPKKSLAWGLRQQGLQRACQAFGVAPDALLQYDLSDHDAYGETAAILDRHIIDGRPQFDILICGNDRIAFCAYQLLLGRGLKIPGDVAVLGYDNMIGIAELFIPPLTTVQLPYYEIGRQAARHLIEGLEVSGAQRVDCPLVVRASL; encoded by the coding sequence ATGACTTCAGTGAAAGACGTTGCACAGCTGGCCGGCGTGTCCTTGATGACGGTTTCTCGAGCGCTCAACAATCCGGAAAAGCTGAGCCCCGAAACCCTTCAGCGGGTGCGTCGCGCCATTGACGAACTGCAATTCGTACCGAGCCTGTCGGCGCGCAAGATGCGCGGCGACAACTTGCAGTCGCGCACCATCGGGGTGTTCGCATTGGACACCGCGACCACACCGTTCGCGGTCGAGCTGCTACTGTCCATCGAACAGACTGCGCAGCAAGCGGGTTGGAATGTCTTCATCCTCAACCTGTTGAGCAATCCGCCCACCGACCAGAACATCGATTTGATGCTGTCGCACCGTCCCGACGGTTTGATTTTCAGCGCCATGGGCTTGCGCCAAGTGAGCATTCCCGAGCGATTGAAGAGCAAACCGCTGGTACTCGCCAATTGCCTGGCCGATGACAGTCGACTGGTCAGTTATGTACCCGATGATGAGGCCGGGCAGCATCGCGCCGTGCATCACGCCTTGGGCCAAGGTTATCGACGCCCGCTGTGCATCAACCTGCCGAAAAAGAGCCTCGCCTGGGGCCTGCGACAACAAGGCTTGCAGCGCGCCTGCCAGGCATTCGGAGTGGCACCTGACGCCCTCCTGCAATACGACCTTTCCGACCACGATGCCTACGGTGAAACCGCCGCCATCCTCGACCGGCACATCATCGACGGCCGCCCGCAATTCGACATCCTGATCTGTGGCAACGACCGCATTGCCTTTTGCGCCTATCAGCTGTTGTTGGGCCGAGGCCTGAAAATCCCGGGCGACGTCGCCGTGCTTGGCTATGACAACATGATCGGCATCGCCGAACTGTTCATCCCGCCATTGACCACGGTGCAACTGCCCTACTACGAGATCGGTCGCCAGGCGGCCCGACACCTGATCGAGGGGCTTGAGGTGTCGGGGGCCCAGCGGGTGGATTGTCCGTTGGTGGTTAGGGCGTCGTTGTAA
- a CDS encoding carbohydrate ABC transporter permease, producing the protein MSPRLLKKALLRLGFWCLIGVLLLYAVFPFYYAIVTSLKPSSALFQVSYWVDSPDFSNYAAVLSQASFLRAIGNSLVVALCVVTLALFLSLTAAYALGRVKFRGRGTVLMMVLGVSMFPQVAVLSGLFEVIRALGLYNTSWALILSYTIFTLPFTVWVLTTFMGQLPHELEEAAIMDGASPWVTLTRVLLPLLWPALVTTGLLAFIAAWNEFLFALTFTLTDTQRTVPVAIALISGGSPHELPWGLLMAASVLVTVPLVILVLIFQRRIVSGLTTGALKG; encoded by the coding sequence ATGAGCCCGCGCCTGCTGAAAAAAGCGCTGCTGCGCCTGGGGTTCTGGTGCCTGATCGGGGTTTTGCTGCTGTATGCGGTCTTCCCTTTCTACTACGCCATCGTGACCTCGCTGAAACCCTCCAGCGCCTTGTTCCAGGTGAGCTACTGGGTCGACAGCCCCGACTTCTCCAACTATGCGGCGGTACTCAGCCAAGCCTCATTCCTGCGGGCGATTGGTAACTCGCTGGTGGTGGCGCTGTGCGTGGTCACGTTGGCGCTGTTCCTCAGCCTGACCGCCGCCTATGCCCTGGGACGGGTGAAGTTCCGAGGGCGTGGCACAGTCTTGATGATGGTTCTTGGCGTGTCGATGTTTCCCCAGGTCGCGGTGCTGTCGGGATTGTTCGAAGTGATTCGGGCCCTGGGCCTGTACAACACGTCCTGGGCATTGATCCTGAGCTACACGATCTTCACCCTGCCCTTCACCGTCTGGGTGCTGACCACCTTCATGGGCCAACTGCCCCATGAGCTGGAAGAGGCGGCCATCATGGATGGCGCTTCCCCTTGGGTCACTTTGACCCGCGTGCTGCTGCCGCTGCTCTGGCCCGCGCTGGTCACCACCGGTCTGTTGGCGTTCATCGCCGCATGGAACGAGTTTCTGTTTGCCCTGACCTTCACCCTCACCGACACGCAGCGCACGGTCCCGGTTGCCATCGCCCTGATTTCCGGCGGCAGCCCCCATGAGTTGCCTTGGGGGCTGCTGATGGCCGCATCGGTGCTGGTCACCGTCCCATTGGTGATTCTGGTGCTGATCTTCCAGCGCCGAATCGTTTCCGGTCTCACTACCGGCGCGTTAAAGGGTTGA
- a CDS encoding glycoside hydrolase family 32 protein, translated as MTVSLNPMNIPMSTALELAQQALSEGLSRVIHDYRPDYHLAPPVGWMNDPNGVVYFRGEYHVFYQYHPFDAKWGPMYWGHAKSADLVHWQHLPIALAPGDDFDRDGCFSGSAVVDGDTLALIYTGHTWLGDVGDERLIRQVQCLATSVDGIHFVKHGAVIDTAPQDTIMHFRDPKVWKDDGHWYLIAGARLDDTPLLPLYRSTDLRNWEFLDYVARGNEGDGYMWECPDLFRLNGRDVLLYSPQGMQPEGYERLNKYQTGYRVGQLDSQWHFTGGPFIELDNGHDFYAAQTLEAADGRRLVWAWLDMWESPMPSQAHHWCGMLGLPRELQLQGDRLCVFPARELTALRKAPLPVTSPWSESGSQWVPQVHGDRLEIRVHLDLLGCTEGHLGVALRCSVDGHEETLLYYDASLQRLVLDRSRSGEQVTGQRSVSIDSAQGPLQLRVFLDRSSIEVFDENGRFSLSSRLYPRPDSLGVKLLANGTGGSVSISQAWPLASGWL; from the coding sequence ATGACTGTGTCTTTGAATCCCATGAACATCCCCATGTCCACCGCCCTCGAACTGGCGCAGCAAGCGCTGAGTGAAGGTCTGTCTCGCGTCATCCACGACTATCGACCTGACTATCATCTTGCCCCGCCAGTGGGCTGGATGAACGACCCGAATGGGGTGGTCTACTTTCGTGGCGAATATCACGTGTTCTATCAATATCACCCCTTCGACGCGAAATGGGGCCCGATGTATTGGGGGCACGCCAAGAGTGCCGACCTGGTCCATTGGCAGCACCTGCCCATTGCGCTGGCGCCGGGCGATGACTTTGACCGCGACGGGTGTTTTTCCGGGAGCGCGGTGGTGGATGGCGATACCTTGGCGCTGATTTACACGGGCCACACCTGGCTGGGGGACGTCGGGGATGAACGCCTGATCCGTCAAGTCCAGTGCCTGGCCACCAGTGTCGACGGCATCCACTTCGTCAAGCATGGCGCCGTCATCGACACCGCGCCGCAAGACACGATCATGCACTTTCGTGATCCCAAGGTATGGAAGGACGATGGTCACTGGTACCTGATTGCCGGCGCACGCCTGGACGATACGCCACTGCTGCCGCTGTACCGTTCCACGGATCTGCGCAACTGGGAGTTCCTCGACTATGTGGCCCGCGGCAATGAGGGCGATGGCTATATGTGGGAATGCCCGGATCTGTTTCGCCTGAACGGGCGCGATGTGCTGCTGTACTCGCCCCAGGGCATGCAGCCCGAGGGGTACGAGCGGCTCAACAAGTACCAGACCGGCTACCGCGTGGGCCAACTCGACAGCCAATGGCACTTCACCGGCGGGCCTTTCATCGAGCTGGATAACGGCCACGACTTCTACGCCGCGCAAACGCTGGAGGCTGCCGACGGTCGACGCCTGGTGTGGGCCTGGCTCGACATGTGGGAAAGCCCGATGCCGAGCCAGGCTCATCACTGGTGCGGGATGCTCGGCTTGCCGCGTGAATTGCAATTGCAGGGTGATCGACTGTGCGTGTTTCCGGCCCGGGAACTGACGGCTCTGCGCAAGGCGCCGTTGCCGGTCACCTCCCCATGGAGTGAGTCGGGCAGCCAATGGGTGCCGCAGGTGCACGGTGACCGCCTTGAAATCCGTGTGCACCTGGATTTGCTCGGCTGCACCGAGGGCCACCTGGGCGTCGCCCTGCGCTGCAGTGTCGATGGTCATGAAGAAACCCTGCTTTATTACGATGCATCCCTGCAACGCCTGGTGCTCGACCGCAGTCGTTCGGGCGAGCAAGTGACCGGCCAGCGCAGTGTGTCGATAGACTCGGCACAAGGGCCCCTGCAACTGCGGGTGTTCCTGGATCGCTCGTCCATCGAGGTGTTTGATGAAAACGGGCGCTTCAGCCTCAGCAGCCGCCTCTATCCCCGGCCCGACAGTCTGGGGGTGAAGCTCCTGGCAAACGGGACTGGCGGGAGTGTCTCCATTTCCCAGGCATGGCCCCTGGCCTCGGGATGGTTATGA
- a CDS encoding M10 family metallopeptidase — MPSPLGYSSISYAKLTANAQVNSLLYGTYWSGSAITGTSLTYSFMTADSYFSTQYSGEREYLGGYEVTSAQQDGIISSLGAWSSVANLKFTEVAESSTNVGDLRFGGYQWMDDDTAAWGYYPGRTAAAGDVWLGPITNDPTPDKGSYDYLVFMHEIGHALGLKHPFSQGLANPTVLSAQFDDVRYTIMSYNSGYSYEPTTPMLLDIAAIQSLYGANTQWQTGNNTYSWAAGQSVFETIWDAGGNDTIDASNQAGAVRINLNEGQFSKIGQAFTNLKTGAAFNEGLAIAYGAKIENAIGSANDDTLIGNALGNLLNGGVGKDTMTGGAGNDTYVVDNLTDIVSETSTLASEIDTVRSSVTWTLGANLENLTLIGSANLTGTGNALNNVLTGNAGNNLLNGGVGRDTLAGGAGNDTYMLDNLGDQVIELAGQGRDLVRTTVSHTLSANVEDGQLLGVAALNLVGNTLDNSLVGNTAANVLNGLGGADTLDGGAGNDTYVVDNIGDTVIERGASLTEIDSVISSVNYTLGSNLEVLSLSGSGNLSGTGNALNNRITGNAGANVLDGGSGIDTLVGGAGNDTYVVDNLKDVITETSTLASEIDTVRASLSWSLGANLENLTLLGGAHLNGTGNALANVLTGNVGSNVLNGGAGRDTLIGGAGNDIYLLDNLGDNVIERADEGRDQVRTTVSHTLSANVEDGQLLGIAALNLVGNALGNVLIGNSAANVLNGLGGADTLDGGAGIDTLIGGTGNDTYVVDNLKDIVSETSTLGSEIDTVRSSVSWTLGANLENLTLLGSASLNGTGNTLKNLLIGNAASNVLNGGAGSDHLDGGAGNDTYVIDNLGDTVIERGASLTEIDSVISSVSYTLGTNLEVLTLSGSGNLNGTGNALNNRITGNAGANVLDGGSGIDTLIGGAGNDTYVVDNLKDVISETRTLASEIDTVRASVSWILGANLENLTLLGSANLNGTGNALANLLTGNTGNNVLNGGAGRDTLMGGAGNDTYLLDNLGDNVIERASEGRDLVRTTVSHTLSANVEDGQLLGVAALNLVGNALDNSLIGNSAANVLNGLGGADTLDGGAGIDTLIGGTGNDTYVVDNLKDIVSETSTLASEIDTVRSSVNWTLGANLENLTLTGITHLNGSGNALDNVLLGNTGNNTLNGGAGNDQLNGGAGNDLLIGGIGTDSLIGGAGADRFIFSALGELGLDSARDVIFDFSRLQGDKIDLTKLDASLLTAGINKFSFIDSSDFTGAGQLRFVDQVLSGNVNGDLGADFEIQLLGVNTFSANDLVA, encoded by the coding sequence ATGCCCAGTCCACTTGGTTACTCCTCTATTTCGTACGCAAAGCTGACCGCTAACGCGCAGGTCAACAGTTTGCTTTACGGCACTTATTGGAGCGGCAGCGCGATCACGGGTACGTCCCTGACGTACAGCTTCATGACGGCGGATTCATATTTCTCCACCCAGTACAGCGGTGAGCGCGAATACCTGGGCGGCTACGAGGTGACGTCGGCGCAGCAAGACGGCATTATCAGTTCGCTCGGCGCGTGGAGTTCGGTCGCCAACCTTAAGTTCACTGAGGTTGCCGAATCCTCTACCAATGTCGGTGACTTGCGGTTCGGCGGCTATCAATGGATGGATGACGACACCGCTGCGTGGGGCTATTACCCCGGCAGGACGGCCGCCGCTGGCGATGTCTGGTTGGGACCGATCACGAACGATCCGACACCCGACAAGGGCTCCTACGACTACCTGGTCTTTATGCATGAGATCGGCCACGCGCTGGGCCTCAAGCATCCGTTCTCCCAAGGCCTGGCAAACCCCACGGTGCTTTCCGCCCAGTTCGATGACGTGCGCTACACGATCATGAGTTACAACAGTGGGTACTCCTATGAGCCAACCACGCCCATGTTGTTGGACATCGCCGCCATCCAGAGCCTCTATGGTGCCAACACCCAGTGGCAGACTGGCAACAACACGTATAGCTGGGCTGCTGGTCAGTCGGTGTTCGAGACTATCTGGGACGCGGGCGGCAATGACACCATTGATGCAAGCAATCAGGCGGGTGCCGTTCGCATCAACCTGAATGAAGGCCAGTTCAGTAAAATCGGCCAGGCCTTCACCAACCTCAAGACCGGGGCGGCTTTCAATGAAGGGCTGGCGATTGCCTACGGCGCTAAAATCGAAAACGCTATTGGCTCGGCTAATGACGACACCCTGATTGGCAATGCACTGGGCAACCTTCTAAATGGTGGTGTCGGCAAAGACACCATGACCGGCGGGGCAGGCAACGATACCTACGTCGTCGACAACCTCACGGATATCGTCAGCGAAACCAGTACCCTGGCCAGCGAAATCGATACCGTGCGTTCCTCGGTGACCTGGACCCTGGGCGCCAATCTGGAAAACCTTACGCTGATCGGGAGTGCCAACCTCACTGGCACCGGCAACGCCCTGAACAACGTGCTGACCGGTAATGCCGGCAACAACCTGCTGAACGGCGGCGTCGGGCGGGACACGCTGGCGGGTGGCGCCGGCAACGACACCTATATGCTCGACAACCTCGGCGACCAGGTCATCGAGCTCGCGGGCCAAGGCCGCGACCTGGTACGTACAACCGTCAGCCATACCTTGTCCGCCAACGTCGAGGACGGCCAGTTGCTCGGCGTTGCCGCCCTTAATCTTGTTGGCAATACCCTGGACAACAGCTTGGTTGGTAACACTGCCGCCAACGTGCTCAATGGACTGGGCGGCGCGGATACCCTGGACGGCGGCGCCGGCAATGACACTTATGTCGTCGACAACATAGGTGACACAGTCATTGAGCGGGGCGCTTCGCTCACAGAAATCGACAGCGTCATCTCTTCAGTCAATTACACGCTCGGTAGCAATCTTGAGGTCCTGTCACTCAGCGGCAGCGGTAACCTCAGCGGTACCGGCAACGCGTTGAACAATCGCATCACCGGCAATGCGGGCGCCAACGTTCTGGACGGCGGCAGCGGTATCGACACACTGGTCGGCGGTGCGGGCAACGACACCTACGTGGTCGACAACCTCAAGGACGTCATTACCGAAACCAGCACCCTGGCCAGCGAAATCGACACCGTGCGCGCCTCCTTGAGCTGGAGCCTGGGCGCCAACCTGGAAAACCTTACACTGCTCGGCGGCGCCCATCTCAATGGCACCGGTAACGCGCTGGCGAACGTGCTGACCGGCAACGTTGGCAGTAACGTGCTGAATGGCGGTGCTGGACGGGACACGCTGATTGGCGGGGCCGGTAATGACATCTATCTGCTGGACAACCTTGGCGACAACGTCATCGAGCGCGCCGACGAAGGCCGCGACCAGGTACGTACAACCGTCAGTCATACCCTGTCGGCCAATGTCGAGGATGGGCAACTGCTCGGCATTGCCGCCCTCAATCTTGTCGGCAATGCCCTGGGCAACGTGCTGATCGGCAACAGTGCGGCCAACGTGCTCAATGGCTTGGGCGGTGCCGACACTCTGGACGGCGGTGCCGGTATTGACACGCTCATCGGCGGCACCGGCAATGACACATACGTGGTCGACAACCTCAAGGACATCGTCAGCGAAACCAGTACCCTGGGCAGCGAAATCGACACCGTGCGTTCCTCGGTGAGTTGGACCCTGGGTGCCAACCTGGAGAACCTCACACTGCTTGGCAGCGCCAGCCTCAATGGCACCGGCAACACCCTGAAAAACCTGTTGATCGGCAACGCCGCAAGCAATGTATTGAACGGTGGCGCAGGCAGCGATCACCTTGACGGTGGCGCGGGCAATGACACCTATGTCATCGACAACCTTGGCGACACGGTCATTGAGCGGGGCGCTTCGCTCACAGAAATCGACAGTGTCATCTCTTCAGTCAGCTACACGCTCGGGACCAACCTTGAGGTCCTGACTCTCAGCGGCAGCGGCAACCTCAATGGTACCGGCAACGCGCTGAACAATCGCATCACCGGCAATGCGGGCGCCAACGTTCTGGACGGTGGCAGCGGCATCGATACCCTGATCGGCGGCGCAGGCAATGACACTTACGTGGTCGACAATCTCAAGGATGTCATCAGCGAAACCCGCACCCTGGCCAGCGAAATCGACACCGTGCGCGCTTCGGTGAGCTGGATCCTTGGCGCCAATCTGGAAAATCTCACGCTGCTCGGCAGTGCCAACCTCAATGGCACCGGCAACGCGCTGGCGAACTTGCTGACCGGCAACACTGGCAATAACGTGCTGAACGGCGGTGCCGGACGGGACACGCTGATGGGGGGTGCCGGCAATGACACCTATCTGCTGGATAACCTTGGCGACAACGTCATCGAGCGCGCCAGCGAAGGCCGCGACCTGGTACGTACAACCGTCAGTCATACCTTGTCCGCCAACGTCGAGGACGGCCAGTTGCTCGGTGTCGCCGCGCTCAATCTGGTCGGCAACGCCCTGGACAACAGCCTGATCGGCAACAGCGCCGCCAACGTGCTCAATGGCCTGGGTGGCGCGGATACCCTGGACGGCGGTGCCGGTATCGACACCCTTATCGGTGGCACCGGAAACGACACCTACGTCGTTGACAATCTCAAGGATATCGTCAGCGAAACCAGCACCCTGGCCAGCGAAATCGATACCGTGCGTTCCTCGGTGAATTGGACCCTGGGCGCCAACCTGGAAAACCTCACGCTCACCGGTATCACTCACCTGAATGGTTCTGGCAATGCCTTGGATAACGTATTGCTCGGCAATACCGGCAACAACACGCTGAATGGTGGGGCGGGTAACGATCAACTCAACGGCGGTGCCGGCAATGACCTGCTGATCGGTGGCATCGGCACTGACAGCCTCATCGGCGGTGCCGGGGCCGATCGATTCATCTTCAGTGCCTTGGGTGAGCTGGGCCTGGATAGCGCTCGCGACGTCATTTTCGATTTCAGCCGCCTGCAGGGTGATAAGATCGACCTGACGAAACTGGACGCGAGTCTCCTGACTGCGGGGATAAACAAGTTCAGTTTCATTGATTCGAGTGACTTCACGGGCGCAGGGCAATTGCGCTTTGTCGATCAGGTGCTTTCCGGCAACGTCAACGGCGATCTGGGCGCCGATTTCGAGATCCAGTTGCTGGGTGTCAACACCTTCAGCGCCAACGATCTGGTTGCTTGA
- a CDS encoding TolC family protein, giving the protein MKFLIAICLAVMPLGTLAGSGITGSYIDLWQLHQEAQGADPRILRAQALIRSGEGNERAALGQLLPQLNASGSVNRSRRDDDLNRIQYNGKRMAVMLNQVIYDPQVWRSYQKYIELARQGEYESDDTQVQASIDLSERYFAVLAAEDELSLVRSELDATERNLKRVNALYARQMAMVTDTLDLEARVDALKADEIEASNKVQVSREAISELVGRDVQEPLKRIGDNPAFSLPAQAQDYWVQTALDSNPALHAREHSIRAADAAIGEAKAGHLPRLGLNLTAQRSDIGYEGALAPRSDNLVASLDLQVPLYSGGSTRARVSTSESDKEVAQQELEALRRQVVKETRTAYLGMTAELSRIKATRRALESAEKSRIATEKAFAYGVKNAVDVLDSIKEEFRARRDFYQSQYKFVTSLLVLHRWSGRLGEGDIRRANDWLVAPASSD; this is encoded by the coding sequence ATGAAGTTCCTGATCGCGATATGCCTGGCTGTCATGCCGCTTGGCACCCTTGCTGGCAGCGGGATAACGGGCTCTTACATAGACCTGTGGCAGTTACATCAGGAGGCGCAGGGTGCTGATCCGCGCATCTTGCGGGCTCAAGCCCTGATCCGTAGCGGCGAGGGCAACGAGCGTGCGGCCTTGGGTCAACTGTTGCCGCAGCTCAACGCCAGCGGCAGTGTCAATCGCAGCCGCCGTGACGACGACCTGAACCGCATCCAGTACAACGGCAAACGCATGGCGGTGATGCTCAACCAGGTGATCTACGACCCTCAGGTCTGGCGCAGTTACCAGAAGTACATAGAGCTGGCCCGGCAGGGCGAATACGAATCCGATGACACCCAAGTGCAGGCCAGCATTGACCTGTCCGAGCGCTACTTCGCCGTGCTGGCGGCGGAGGATGAACTGTCCCTGGTGCGCAGCGAGCTGGACGCGACCGAGCGCAACCTCAAGCGCGTCAATGCCCTGTATGCGCGGCAGATGGCGATGGTGACCGACACACTGGATCTTGAGGCGCGAGTGGATGCGCTCAAGGCTGATGAGATCGAAGCCAGCAACAAGGTCCAGGTCAGTCGTGAAGCCATCTCCGAACTGGTGGGGCGCGACGTCCAGGAACCGCTCAAGCGCATCGGCGACAATCCGGCCTTCAGCCTGCCGGCCCAGGCGCAGGATTATTGGGTGCAGACTGCACTGGACAGCAACCCGGCATTGCATGCCCGCGAACACAGTATCCGTGCCGCGGATGCGGCGATTGGTGAGGCCAAGGCCGGCCATCTGCCCCGGCTGGGCCTGAACTTGACGGCGCAACGCAGTGACATCGGCTATGAGGGTGCATTGGCGCCTCGCTCGGACAATCTAGTCGCTTCCCTCGACTTGCAGGTGCCGCTTTACAGTGGCGGCTCCACCCGTGCCCGAGTGTCGACTTCCGAAAGCGACAAGGAAGTCGCCCAGCAGGAGCTGGAAGCCCTGCGGCGCCAGGTCGTCAAGGAAACCCGCACGGCGTACCTCGGCATGACCGCTGAACTGAGCCGAATCAAGGCAACGCGTCGCGCACTGGAATCCGCTGAGAAGTCACGGATAGCGACCGAGAAAGCCTTCGCCTATGGCGTCAAGAATGCCGTCGATGTGCTGGACAGCATCAAGGAAGAGTTTCGCGCACGGCGGGATTTCTATCAGTCCCAGTACAAGTTCGTGACCAGCTTGCTCGTATTGCACCGCTGGAGCGGAAGATTGGGGGAGGGGGATATTCGCCGGGCCAATGATTGGCTGGTGGCGCCGGCCTCTTCGGATTAA
- the ugpC gene encoding sn-glycerol-3-phosphate ABC transporter ATP-binding protein UgpC produces the protein MIKLKLDSVNKQLGGARILRDVSLEIAAGEFVVFVGPSGCGKSTLLRLIAGLDSICGGDLLIDGRRVNDLEPRERGVGMVFQSYALYPHMSVYDNISFGLKLAKTEKTTLRERVLKTAQILQLDKLLQRKPKELSGGQRQRVAMGRAMAREPDILLFDEPLSNLDASLRVQMRNEIARLHARLGSTMIYVTHDQVEAMTLADKIVVLNGGRIEQVGSPRALYERPASRFVAGFLGSPRMNFLPAFLHTPGATSLVESLVLGMTSLPFDSSALAENTALTLGIRPEHVGLKAAQGSAGVTVTVTVVEYLGSETYVHLDTGQEEPLICRCEVNAGWQVGDRVELELAFDNLHLFAADGTALTRHPQTPPENVTLRSVRANAL, from the coding sequence GTGATCAAGTTGAAGCTAGACAGCGTGAACAAACAATTGGGCGGCGCGCGCATTCTTCGCGATGTCAGCCTGGAAATCGCCGCGGGTGAGTTCGTGGTGTTCGTCGGTCCTTCGGGCTGCGGAAAATCGACCCTGCTGCGCCTGATCGCCGGCCTGGATTCGATCTGCGGCGGCGACCTGCTGATCGATGGGCGCCGGGTCAACGACCTGGAGCCCCGGGAGCGTGGCGTCGGCATGGTGTTTCAATCTTATGCGCTGTACCCGCACATGAGTGTTTACGACAACATCAGCTTTGGCCTCAAACTGGCCAAGACCGAAAAGACCACCCTGCGCGAGCGCGTGCTGAAAACCGCGCAAATCCTGCAATTGGACAAGCTCCTGCAACGCAAGCCCAAGGAACTGTCCGGCGGGCAGCGTCAACGGGTAGCAATGGGCAGGGCCATGGCCCGGGAGCCGGACATCTTGCTGTTCGATGAACCGCTGTCAAACCTGGATGCCTCGTTGCGGGTGCAGATGCGCAACGAAATCGCCCGGCTGCACGCACGACTGGGCTCAACCATGATCTACGTCACCCACGATCAGGTTGAAGCGATGACCCTGGCCGACAAGATTGTCGTGCTCAACGGCGGGCGCATCGAGCAAGTCGGTTCACCACGAGCACTCTACGAGCGTCCGGCCAGCCGTTTTGTCGCCGGTTTCCTCGGTTCGCCCAGAATGAATTTTCTTCCAGCGTTCCTGCACACCCCAGGCGCAACCAGTCTGGTTGAAAGCCTCGTATTGGGGATGACCTCCCTGCCCTTCGACAGCTCGGCGCTGGCGGAGAACACTGCGCTGACGCTGGGGATTCGTCCGGAACACGTCGGGCTCAAGGCGGCGCAAGGCAGCGCTGGCGTCACCGTGACCGTGACCGTTGTCGAATACCTGGGCAGCGAAACCTATGTGCACCTCGATACCGGCCAGGAGGAACCCTTGATCTGCCGTTGTGAAGTCAACGCTGGATGGCAGGTGGGCGATCGGGTCGAACTGGAGCTGGCGTTCGACAATCTGCACCTGTTCGCCGCCGACGGTACGGCCTTGACGCGTCACCCGCAAACCCCGCCGGAAAACGTGACCCTGCGCTCGGTACGAGCAAACGCCCTATGA